Within the Girardinichthys multiradiatus isolate DD_20200921_A chromosome 12, DD_fGirMul_XY1, whole genome shotgun sequence genome, the region tattTCGGCGAAGTCCGATtcgatgcgggcttcgccgaagggcggatgtggggcacaaaggggacgggacccatcaacgggaacgcgcaattcagggacacaagggtggaagtggctcGTTGCATGATGTGGCTGCACAACTTCCGCTAATCGGAAGTTGTGAGGGCGAGTACTTCTTGTTCGGTTGTTCACCACCTAAAGCAATGGCGCTGTACTACACCCGCTGCCTTCAGGACCTCCCAAAAGTTTCAGTCAACGATGTTCTCCGCTTGATTCGAGCCTTATCATCAGCGCCAcgttgcaaaaaagaaaagggcTTCAAGTTTTACGTGTCGAATTACATTGACAACTGTGAAGGTAAGCGTTAAACACATTCAGTCACTGTTCAGCTAACTAGCTTTAGGTCGTATCTACTTTACAACTTTCTTTCTACTTTAAAACTAATGCGTTATCGCTTTCTGCAATTATATGAAGTCTGTTTTAACCTAACCTCAAAGTCGTAGTTTCAGATTTCTACCCTGTTAccctgttttattgtcttaaccaCAGTGTCCAACAAAGACTCATCAGGGAGAGTGAGCATCAGGGCGGTCTGTTACAGATCCATGCGAAAGAACGATAAGCCTCATGAACTCAAGAGTAGGGTGAAATAATAACAAGAAATGTTGTCTGTTCCACGAAAACAAGAGTACAATTTGGGGTTCTTATGTCACTGATGTGTAAGTTAAGTAGTAAGCATTTCTAGCTGTTTGGAAAAGTGATTGATTAGGTGCATACATCTAGCTTTGGCTTTAGCGTTAGCTTGCATGAGAACCCCATAAGCTAGTGTCTAATGGCTTCAGTTCTTTGTTTTGCTATAAGTTCAACCTCATTTCAAATTGTTAATGCAATGGCCAGTTCTTTCTGCTTttgtctatttttctttttatagacTGAACAGGTTCCTGTAAGAGTGATCGCTGTTGTTTTCTTCCGTGTTTGGTTGGCAAACAGATTATAATAGTTTATAACGTGTGCAGTTTATTTGAGTCACAGATATATTAGGGCCCCAGGGAAACGATACTCTGAACAACGTTTTTTCCTTATcacataattattattactcatttaatgtgcaatgacactcataaataatcaaaattgcACTTTGCTAAAAATACAGTTTGGAATAGCAAATGTAAACCCAGAGTACAAATCAAAATACAATTAAGTTCACAAAAAACAGCCAACACTCTGAAATCTTGTATTTTGTTCTAAAATTACCAAGTAATACCTTTATAGTTTTTgctgactttttattttgtgtttagatgaagtttgaagacTGCTATCCTGTACAAATCGCCGAAGTGGAGTGTTCCTGTGCAGCTGGTACTGTGTTGTGCAATCACAGTGTTGCACTACTGTACCAGACCGCACACTACTCTGCTCTGAATTTGACTGCTGTGCCGCCTATACTAAGCTGTACTGAATAGGAACAGAGCTGGCACAAACCAAGGACCATGGTAAGTGTGATCTTGATATTACATACCATACAGTTCTATATTTGGTGTCGCTATTGTTATAATTTTTTCTGgtataatttctttttattgttttacagggTGTGAAACCAGGACGTGTACATGGTTTTTGTCTCTGCAAGACCAAAACAGCGCACAGTTGGAAATGGAGTAAGGTAATTCTTGTCAATGTACTCAATTATGTAGTtgcttaaaaatgtacaattcCTTGAAGCAAAATTGTTAATAGGGTGCCTTGCTTTTTTTAAAGGAGCAAAAGTTATAAGGTAGTGCGGGGAGACATGCCGGAACCTGATGTCCTCAGAGTGGCAGAGGTTTACCAGGACTTTGCAGCAGACCTTGCTCCTCTGATTACCACCATGGCCATCAGTGCTGATGTCCCATTAGTTGACTCAGCCTTTGGAAAAGTCCAGGAAGGCAGTCCTATCGCTTTCCAGCATCCACTACCAGTCAGCCGAATTATCACTCGCCACGTGGATGCTCCTCCTCCACCGCCGTTGGACAACTACCACCTTGAGCCCACCTCTGTCCAGTTTGTCTGCACCCACCAGCAGCAACTAGAACTGGAGTGTCTTGCAACAACGCTGGAACAGTACCGACAAATTGAAATTGCCACCAGGGAGCAGAGCACAACAGCTGAATGGCATAATGTCAGGAAACCCCGAATAACTTCCTCTCGGTTCCGGGAAGTGTGTCATGTAAAAGGGTCCAGTTCTGCTCTGAGTTTAGCGCAGCGAATCAAGAAGGGAATAGCAGCCATGGCAGCTATGAAGAGAGGTCTTGTACTAGAACCATTGGCTATTCAACAATACACCAGAATCAAGAACACCAACTATTGGCCTTGCGGCTTTGTCATTCATCCCGATGCTCCATGGTTTATTGGAGATCAAATTTCCCAATGCTAAAAGTTATGTTGATTGTAAGTACTTAAGAAAATGTAATGGCACAATGAAACTTTTGTCAAGTCACTGTTACTACTGGCAGGTGCAGGGGCAGCTCCTAATCACAGGCATGGAGTGGTGTGATTTTGTAGTCTATGCAGAGGATGACATTCTTGTCCAACGTATTTATAGGGACCTTAGTGTGTGTCAGACAATCAGAGAAAAGGTTGATCATTTCTTCTTTCATGTTTACTTTTCCAGTACATTGATTATTTTGTATCAGCACGTAGATGCCCCTCCTCCACCGCCATTGCATCAACATCAATCATCCCATGAATTGTTTTGTTCCAACAGTATTTTATTAATGGTACTCTTTTCAACTGTTTCCCACTTGTTAATTGAGAAGTGTTTGGAGTTTTAAAGAGCCAATGTTTTGAAAAGCTCTTATAAACATTTCTTATTCAAAATGCAAGTTTAAATGTAAAGagatcaaagaaaataaactgatatgcaTATAAATGCTAAGTCTTCACAGCATGTTCTCATTGAAAGGATGGAAACATAGTTTTGCAAAGTATTTTAATTGAACATATCACCTGAAGAAGCCTATTTAACAGtttgagaaacaaaattaacCAACACCCACATTTATCTTTTTGCCATCGCATCTAAATCTATACCTTTTCATTAAACATCTGAGAATTTAACTGTTGACATTGTATTTACTGCTTTAACTTTCCCATGCCTTCACGAGGGGCCCAATCTGGTATTTTACCAGGTAGCAAGCCATGTTGAAGAGCTCATCAATgatcccacacacagacactggtAGTACGCGGTCAAAAAGTTTGTTCTCCTTCACTCTCCTGATGCAGCGTTCTACATGGACCCTCAGCCAAGCATGTCTCATGAACATCGTGTGGGCACATCTGATTTTTCCCTGAGAGGAAGGCTGGCCTATATACTTTGCAGGGAGCCAGATTGTCAACTAGAAAGCCCTTGTCAACCATTATTGCCATGTCTGGCTCTAATACATTGATTATGCCTGATTGCTTGAAGATCTCACGATCACTCATGGATCCAGCAAAAAGGGCAGAATGTGATGGCACCATGAGTTGCCATGCCGATCATGGCTTTGAGTGTAGAGTGGGACTTGTATGCAGAAAACACCTCACTCTGCAATAGGACATCCGATGGTGTCTGGCAGTAGATTTCAGTGCAATCAGGCACTACTTGGGTGTCAGGgtatgaagaggatgctcagagttctccataatgtttttcattttatgaagaatccgtctttccacaatgatctccagaggagtccccagaacagagccagcctttttttatcagcttgttgagctttttttaagtccctggctctgatgctgcttccccagcagatgatggcagaagagatcacactctccacaacagacttatagaagatatgcagcatcttgctgcaaacgctgaaggacctaagcttcctcaagaagtacagtctgctctgttccttcttgtagatggcttcacagttgcatctccactctagtctgttgtctaggtgaacaccgaggtatttatactcctccacttattctcccatgatataagtagtttttgacttattcctgtttctcttaaaatctacaatcatctcctttgttttagtcacgttcaaaatgagatgattgtttccacaccatgccacaatgCGGTCCACCACcgtcctgtactcatcttcttgaccatctctgatccaccccacgactgaggaatcatccgagtatttctgcagattacaggagtctgtcttgtactggaagtctgaggtgtacagagtgaaaaggaatggtgagagtacagtcccctgtggtgctcttgtgctgctgactacctggttagactcacaacccttcagtctcacaaactgtggtctgtttgtcaggtagtctttgatccaggagattgttgaggcctccacctgagtcttctggagtttctgacaaagcaaatcaggttggattgtattaaatgcactggagaaatcaaagaacatgatcctcacagtgctactggctttgtccagatgacagtgggtttgttgaagcaggtgcatgatggcatcttcaactccaactccacagcgataagcaaactgaagggggtcctcatggtttactgtttgcttactcaggtgggccaacaggagtctctctaggaccttcatgatgtgagatgtcagggcaacaggaggactgatgggtgagttttctttggtaccggaacaagacaggaggtcttccacaacaccggaaccttcttctgggccaggctaaggttgaagaggtgctgcagaatcccacagagctgctctgcacaggccttcaggactctagggctgacacgatctggacctgcagccttattcctattcagtctttccagttgtctcttcacctgacttcttgagacacacaggtggaagggggaagcaaaggaagtatcagcatcttcggatatggttgaaggcaaacatgtagaagcagaagggtctagagctgaggtggaagataaaaaatgtgaggtgttactggacagctgtgggtcctgtgggtcaaatgaaggtggaatgtctgtttggctgtgagcaggagaggaggatgcgaagcttgtttctgaattgaacctattgaagaatgtgttcagttcattggctctgtccagacctccatcggtctggacatccttctgcttgaagcctgtgatcttcttcatccctgtccacacatctctgatagtgttttgctggagcttgctctccagcttcttcttgtacacctccttgctgtctcttatcttgactttaagttgcttctgtaaactcctcaataattctctatctccctctctgaaggctctttttttcttgttaagcaggtccttcaggtcactggtgatccaaggtttgttattggggaagcatctcacggttctggtggggatgatgttatccacactcagtcggttacacactcagtcatggcattgatgtcctctccatgtggctgttacagtgcgtcccagtctgtagcctcaaagcaactttgcagagcttcttcagcttcctgtgaccattttctcacagtcctctttattacaggttgcctctgaacaaggggcttatatttcgagcagaggaaaacaagattgtgatctgatttgcctagaggagatcttgctgtagagatgtatgagtccttgacatttgcataaaacaaatccaatgttttgttttctctggtagagcagctgacaaattgttgaaacgttggaagtgtagcagagagtgaagcatggttaaaatcaccagaaattgccacaaaagcattggggttttgtgtctgtagctcagcaacaactgagctgatggcatcacatgcagtgtcaacAACAGCGGAACGTAAAttattgccaaaataacactgatgaactctctgggtaaataatatggacgaaaacttactgccaaccgTTCAATATCctgactgcagagatgacacttcacagttacatgtcctggattacaccatctgttgttcacaagtaccagtctacctcctttacatttgccactcctctttaaatctctgtctgctcgtatggttaaaacgcccggcagagagacgctggagtcgagGATATGATTCTgtagccatgtctcagtaaaacacatgatactgcatgcccggtactctggctgggacctttgtagggcttggagttcatccaacttgtttcccaacgatctcacattgcccatcaaaatcgacggaagagatggtttgaacttcttccttctctctcttctcttagctcctgctctgcatccacggcgtctccttttcaactcatcagggatttggggttgtagctgaagtattatttgagcttttgagatattaatcagctgctcccagttgtaagaaacaaccccgttgccatggcaatgcatcataacaaatgtccaaaaatagaaagtactaagaaaaatcctccaagctgcacagcatctgacactggagtggacagtcatccaaaaaaaatcaactatatccaccacaagaggaatagttcccaaaaaagaataaatcagaatcaaaagaaacagagctactccaacctgctgccaccttgagcggcgcaattctagccATTTCTCAGGCAATGAGTAGTTGTTCCACTCAAAAAAAATGGGAATAGCACCCCTTTTTAACCATCTCCTCCCCCTCGGTGTATCTATCAGATCCTCGGGTAAGAAATGTCGGCTACATACCCGTGTGTCTCTAGTGGGACTAAAGTAATCCCTCCGGATTTTGGCTAGCCATTGCTGACGTGCTACATTATCAGCAGGGAAGCTGTGAAAGCTAACTTTAGAATTATAGCGTGAGGAACACGAACATCGAGGTACACAACAGTGTAGCGATGATCCACTCACACGCTGATAGCATTGTTTTTTCCTATGGACAATTGACATACCTATTTCTTTCCAACCTGAATGGCAGGGACGTTTACCCGGAAGTTCCCGCCCTCACAACTTTTGAACGGAAGTTAGCGGTCGCCATATTGTGCACATAGCcaagtgtgggtattgggacagggccccaTATGTTCTTCAAACTAAATCCCTTTGTTATATATGGTATGAAGAATAAGAGATGTTTAGTCAGTCATTGTACACTgttgcacgcacacacacacatacatacatacatgcatacatagtGTTTGCCGAGAGGAAATTTGTACAATCACTAATTTTGATCTCATGGCGGGTATTAATTCATCCTGAAAAACCAAGCAGTGTGCTGACTGCATTTTGGTATGCTCCAAGAAAGCTTATAGCATCAGGAGACTCGCAGTGGATCTGTAGGTGTCCCCTGCTCCCTGTAAAGGTTTCCCCCATTCTCAGGTCACAGGGGCTCCGATCCTCAAGGAACAACCTGGACCAGTGGGCTCTAAAAGCCTAGAAGGTGTAGAGGATGTAGGGGTCTACAACAGCACTACTCCACTGCCTTCTGAATATTTGCATGGAAAcaattatttacaaatcatatcATCAAAGGTTACTCCAGGCAGAACACATGGCAAGCAAACTGCCACATTTGAACACAAAAGAACATTCATAGtagaactgaaaaacaaatgtgagtGTGACAAAGATCCATCAATATGAGACAGAACCCGACTGATGAATAATATTGTTTTTCATTAGTGAACTTCATGCCTTGAAGGATTCAAGCTGTAAGAAAAGTTACTTTTACACTGATTCATGGCACTCTTTCCCCTCTACTTGATACACATCCATtcgtccgtctgtccatccatccattgtatTCCAATGGTCTAGGAGGGAAAACCAGAGTTGCTTCTCTCTACCAACACTCTCCTGCTATATATCCCAGACCAGAAgggatttacaggtccttctcaaaaaattagcatattgtgataaagtgaattattttctataatgtaatgatgaaaatttaacattcatatattttagattcattgcacactaactgaaatatttcaggtcttttatcgtcttaatacggatgattttggcatacagctcatgaaaacccaaaattcctatctcacaaaattagcatatttcatcccaccaataaaagaaaaaagtgtttttaatacaaaaaacgtcaaccttcaaataatcatgtacagttatgcactcaatacttggtcgggaatccttttgcagaaatgactgcttcaatgcggcgtggcgtggaggcaatcagcctgtggcactgctgaggtcttatggaggcccaggatgcttcaatagcggccttgagctcatccagagtgttgggtcttgagtctctcaacattctcttcacaatatcccacagattctctatggggttcaggtcaggagagttggcaggccaattgagcacagtgataccatggtcagtaaaccatttaccagtggttttggcactgtgagcaggtgccaggtcgtgctgaaaaatgaaatcttcatctccataaagctttttagcagatggaagcatgaagtgctccaaagcACTTCCaaagctagctgcattgaccctgcccttgataaaacagtggaccaacaccagcagctgacacggcaacccagaccatcactgactgtgggtacttgacactggacttctggcattttggcatttccttctccccagtcttcctccagactctggcaccttgatttccgaatgacatgcagaatttgctttcatccgaaaaaagtactttggaccactgagcaacagtccagtgctgcttctctgtagcccaggtcaggcgcttctgccgctgtttctggttcaaaagtggcttgacctggggaatgcggcacctgtaccccatttcctgcacacgcctgtgcacggtggctctggatgtttctactccagactcagtccactgcttccgaaggtcccccaaggtctggaatcggcccttctccacaatcttcctcagggtccggtcacctcttctcgttgtgcagcgttttcagccacactttttccttcccacagacttcccactgaggtgccttgatacagcactctgggaacagcctattcgttcagaaatgtctttctgtgtcttaccctcttgcttgagggtgtcaatagtggccttctggacagcagtcaggtcggcagtcttacccatgattggggttttgagtgatgaaccaggctgggagttttaaaggcctcaggaatcttttgcaggtgtttagagttaactcgttgattcagatgattaggttcatagctcgtttagagacctttttaatgatatgctaattttgtgagataggaattttgggttttcatgagctgtatgccaaaatcatccatattaagacaataaaagacctgaaatatttcagttagtgtgcaatgaatctaaaatatatgattgttaaattttcatcattacattatagaaaataatgaactttatcacaatatgcaaattttttgagaaggacctgtatagtcccTCAACAGAGGTCTGGGTCTGCCTCTCAGTCTCCACATAGTAAGATGTGTCTGGAAAACATCCAAAGGTAGGTGGCATGGAGGTGTCCTAACCAGATATCCAAACCAAATTAGCTGACTCCTTTTGATGACAGAGCTGTCTTTGGTATTTCTATCTCTAAAGTTGGTATGTTTGTCAAAGCTTCTGACTTGGTCCTGAACTAAACgttttttttcacagttttaaaagACTCTAGTGGATTATATAAAAGACTTAAAGTGGTCAAACCTGAACCTGATTAATCTACAGGAAGTAGAAATTTGTTAAAACTAAATCCTGTCACAGATCCCTTGCCCTTTCACATGACACAAGTTGCTAGGTTAACTCAACCCACCATTCTGTGTCGGGACATTTTATTGCAAGACATTAAGCACACGTGTAGATAACGAAATAATGTATGATCTGAAAATTGTTAGAATTGGACTTTTAtcacagctttttgtattttagtaCCAccaaatatgattttattttgaaaggttggCAGGAAATTATGTACCGTCCCAGAAAATCGTATACACTAAGGCGTGcataaaaataactttgaaCTAAACGAGGTATGTATGAAAACGGTTTGCTTTGGTGTTTCAGAAACAGACGTTTTaggaaattattttcctttatgtTATTCAGTCTATTTTTCTcccaccttatttccttggttTATTGATGTGAGTCGACGGCGTGTAATGTAGTGGACATTGCTTTTAATAACACTGCTGGTAATATATTCAaacatttaccattttttttacctgaaaaaGTCTTTGAAAAGTAGTTGTGAT harbors:
- the LOC124877990 gene encoding uncharacterized protein LOC124877990 encodes the protein MVFVSARPKQRTVGNGVRSKSYKVVRGDMPEPDVLRVAEVYQDFAADLAPLITTMAISADVPLVDSAFGKVQEGSPIAFQHPLPVSRIITRHVDAPPPPPLDNYHLEPTSVQFVCTHQQQLELECLATTLEQYRQIEIATREQSTTAEWHNVRKPRITSSRFREVCHVKGSSSALSLAQRIKKGIAAMAAMKRGLVLEPLAIQQYTRIKNTNYWPCGFVIHPDAPWFIGDQISQC